The genomic stretch TCTTGACACCCCTCTTTATATTTCTAAATTGAATTAAATGGCTTGGATCAAATCTAATCTATAAAGACATCTCATTTACTGACTCCACAGATCCCAGAGTGGAAATTaagttgcattttgttttttacaCTCAGACTTCGGATGCATTTATAAGGAAAGtactgcacttttttttaaccttttcaaacCTTTGAATCTCTTAATTTCACAGCAATTTGTAAATGTTAACTAAGTGAAACCTTGGCAAGCACTACGGCAATAAGTTATCATTAATTATTGAAACATGATAACTGCTTTAGAGCTTATGGTTCTGGCAGCAAAAtttaatgctgtttcttttaataatagTTAAGCCATATCATCTAAGGTTTCTGGCTTGTTTGAGATGTGAATTTGTTTTATAGATTATAAATATACCTATATAGTGTATGTATAAAGCAGAATGCCTGTCCTTACTGATTATTTTTTGTACCATAttgtaaattatattatttattctttacCAATTTTGGAAAAAGGTGTTTTGGTTATTTAATATAATATACAAAAGCTGTTAAACTTCCTCTGTTTAAATTTCCAATTCAACTTGTAAAGCTGTTTTTATTCTTGTGCATAAATACATACTAATACTTGGTCTAACTTATGTCCAGTGTGTTACTTGCCATTCATGCCCTATCAGATTTTGCCATTTAACCTTTATTTACATAATAATGGCCCCTTGGGGGGGAGGGCAGCTAAAAATTTGTGCATAAGGCCAAGCTTTCCAAGGTGAAATTCTGgtttcagtgaaatcagtggcATAACTTCCATTGACATCTCCCATCCCAGAATTTTCATGATTTTCACCATGGTGAGAGAAGGTTTTGGTTGggtggtttgtgggggtttttttggttggttttttttttttttttttttttttgcattacagcTTCTGTTCCTAGTAGTGTCCACTAATTGTGAACACCAGAAATGGGTCAAACCAGAGGGCTGTCTGTCCTGAATGTCTTTCTCCCTGGTCACCAGTAACAAggggaagacagaaaagagattaaaaaaaaacccccaccccaaaaaaccccaccaagcaAAAGGGTACAATAAAAAGGGTATCATAtatcttggtttttatttttttcccctagcttttttttccttcacagcttAAGATAAGCAGGAACTTAGATGTAGAGGTTGTATTCAGGCCATCATGTTTTTTATAGCCACTAccagaaaaactttttcaccctgaggacagtcaggcaagggaacaggttgcccagagaggttgtgcagtgtCTGTCTTCAGAGCTTTCCAAGACAAAACTGAATAAAGCCCAGAGGAAGCTGGTCTGATCTAGCtcatcctgctttgagcaggaggttagacTCCAGACCTGAAGTTCCTTTCAAGCTGAATTATCTTGTGATCTATGTCATTATCTAATTGCTTTTTGTACACATTTAGGATTTTGGTCTCTGCAATATGCAATGGCAACTTTGGTTTGTTTATGCATTGAGAAAGTGCAAGAATGTTCTTAAACTAGGTTATAaggaatgaacattttaaaaagctcaaCCAAAACCTTATTAGTAATACTCTTTGATGCTTCCTTTCCATCCAGAGTGAGGACTCATCTCTACCATTTGTGTACTGGGAAAACTGGACTATATGACCAAGTGTGAGCTCTTTCTGTGCACCTTCTCACCTCCGCTATGCTGTGACAAAGGCTTAAAGCTAAGAGAGACCTTCTTTTCCACCTTATGTCAAAGCTGGTACTGAATCCTACCACTTTCTTTTCTCACAGATTACCTAATTTTGTCCTTAATAACCAAAACTTaacactgtaaaaacagaaaaaatgagtcAGAATTAAAGAATGATTAGCAAAGCAAGAAATGGAACAAAGCAAGATGTTGCAGTTAGTGTATGTATTtttggtgtgttggttttttgtttgtttgttttttaatccttcaGGACAAAAGCAGCAATATGGCTGCCTCTAAATTTACTTCTTGGCATATGGAAAGCTGTGGAGccattaaataaaatctttagcTGAAAATGTTAACTTGTAATGTTAGTATCAATCAAAAATGTTTGGTTAAAAAGGCCATGCAAGTGTGGGCTCCTTGAGTGTAACTGTACAAGCTCCTGCAAGTGCTGGTTCCTTGAGTGTGGCTGTACCAGGTCCTCTGAGCCCAGATTCTCCAGGAAACCAATGGCTTTCATGTGGCTGTTGCCCAACGCTGCTTCAGCTACAGCCTGCAGAGCTGTGAGCAATTTATGGACACCAATTCCTGagacagggaaagaaatgaaTTATAGCAGATGGATTGTTTATGGTCAGATTACATCCTAGGGTCGATAATGGTGTATGCCTCTCTGCCTTCCTGAGACTGAAGTGCAACCCCCTCCTCTCTGACAAAGCTGGGTGAGGCTGCAGAGGTTCCCAACAGACAGGATGCTGAAATCATCAGGTCATAAAGCTGTCTCTGAGGTTATTCCTTACGATGGTCTTCCTCCCGATTTTTGCTTTACATTGACGTTTTTGGGTGAAAGGCCCATATAAGGCCCCCCAGGGGCCTGGCAGCACGGGAGAAGCACGGACCGGAGCCGACCCCCCTCGGGGCTGTCGCAGCCGTTCGCCACAGGGCGCCAGCCCTCAGTGGACAAAACCCGGCCTTTTTCGCCCGAGAGGCGGGGCCGGCTGGGCTCGTCCGTGGGGCAGGGACTACACGCTCCGGAGCTCGTCCTCGGGAGCGGACGGCTGcaggcgggcggctgccgggccGCGCCCCCTCAGGGGGAAGGCGACCAGGCCCGCTGCGGGCCCCGCAGCCTTCTGCCGCCTACTTACAGTCGGGGTGCTACTCTCCTACCTGGCCCTTTAAATGCCCTCCCGCCGCTCGCCCCACTCCTTCTCTCAGCCAATGGCTCTGCCGTCCCCACTGACGGACGCGCGGTCTTACCAATGGGAGACGGCCAGGATGAATGACGACGAGGGCCCTTTTCAAGCTTCCCGCCCTCTGCGAGGCTCACCGGACAGGCGGGATATCGAGAGGGCGGGCTGCTCGACGTGATGGGCAGGTGGATCAACCAACGGTAGGGCAGGGCGGGCCCGCCGGCGCTACCTGCGGGCCAGGCAGCCGAGAAGGAACGCCGCGCGGGGCTGTCGAGTGGAGCCTGTCGTCCGCCACCATGTTCCAGGGTCCCGAGGCCGACTCGGCCAAGCCCAGCTCCAGGTGGCGCAGCGGGGGTGTGATTGGCGGTGCGGGAGTGAAGGGGGAAACGGGAAGAGCCGTGTGGCGGCGCAGAGCCTGCGGCGGGGCTTTGTTTGGGGTGAGGGAGAGGTACAGGCTCCGGCTGAGGCGCAGCGCTGAGGGCGGGTGCTCCGGCCGAGGGACGGGAGgcagagggggtggggggagagtgTGCTGCGGCGGAGGCGCGAcgctgaggggagggaggcagagggagggctcCGGCTGAGGGACGGGAAGCAGATGGGGGGCTCCGGCTGCAGGGGAGTGGGTCCTTTTCGGCTGCAGTGGGCGGGAACGCCGCCTCCCATCCCTCCGGTAGCCGCTGGGGCAGTAGGTCAGCACAGGGCGGCGGCGCTCGTCGCCTGCCCGGTGACCTTGCTGTACCTCAGTTTATCTTTCCTgcgccccgggggctggggctggggggggagcggcgccgcgccgccgccggtgcGTGCCGCCTTGGGCTGGGGGCCACGCGTGGGGCATGCGGAGAGAGAGCGGGCAGGGCCGGTCGCCGTGGTGCTGCAGCGCTCGGCGCCTGGTCCCggcccgccggggcgggggctgagctcctgctggGCGTTACCGAGCTGGAGAGGAGGTCTGGATCCTGAGGGGATTGCCGTGCGGGAAGAAAGGCCTGGCGCTGTGGAGGCCCTCCTTCCCCCATGTTTGTACCTTCTCAAGGAGGGAGGAGGGCCTGGTTACGTTCTGTGAAGCTTTGAGAGGATCCAACGCAAACGCCTGCATAAGCAGATGTTATCTTGTTTTTGCCTTATGAAGCTGAAATATATTGTTATATTTGGACGAGGACATATATCCTCATAACTTGGAGCTGGAGTGATTAATCCATCTGCGAGGTAATCACGTGCTCGGAGGGGAAGGAAGTGTTTCGAAATTGTGTAAGGGTGCTTTAAGTTTGCCTTTTATTCCAGTCGCTCTAAGCTATGACCTGGTTTTAAAAGACTTCTGACAGTGCTCTGCCCTTAATATAGTCTCTGAGAAGCTTTTGTTCTCATGGTAATTTTGAAACCATATTTAACTCATAAATTGGGTTTCTGGGTAGAATCTGGAGTGCAGACCATTGTAACTTTTTAGTTAACAGCAAGCAAAGGTGGTCTTGTTACAGCTTCTGGCATTGTGGCAGAGTGTTTTTTCATCGTGCCTGAGAACACACTATAGTAATACACACAACTATATAAACAGACCCAGCATAGCAAGTATGCATACTGCAGCACTGCAATACGTTACATTATTGGATTTCACAGAGTGGTCCCTGAGATGGTGACTATTGACATAAAGCCCTGCGCTGTCAAAAGCAAAAAGTACTTGGTTTAAGGACACTTTTTCCAGAGCTTATTCTATTCATTCCCTAAACAAAACTTTATTTGATGATAATGCAAATCCTTTTGCAGTTCTTGATGTGGAGAAGTTTCTATAATTAAAACGGAACTTAATTCAAAATCCTTGCAGGAACCACCAACAGCTGTGGAAGTGGGAAAAAATAAGTCTTCCTAATATGAAAATCTTTGCAAGGAAATTATAAAcaaatgctttgcattttgagAACTGCATAATACAGAGTTGTTACTGTTAGAAATAAAttatgctaaaaatattttaaatgaaagcttccACTTAAATAATTGTCCAGTGAGATGTATGTCTAGTGATCCAGATAATGTGTGCAGTGATATAGCGAACAGCTAGTTTGCTGAATGTTTTGGCAGTTTAACTGcctagttttattttattaaactttaATAATGacactttgtatttttaaggaagttttgcttttccgaaataaaaagaggaattgCATGTCTAAGAGTTGCTGTTGCTGTGAAAGCAAAGCAGGACAGAATTGTATCATTCTACTGTTGGTGCACACTGTAAAGATGCGTTGCTTTTTATGTGTTCTCAGTTCATCCAGTATCTGAGCAGTTTCGCAACTGCTGTGTAGAgctgaaaaatgttaaatgtagCCATCTTGGAAGTGTGATGCATatgttcccctcctccccatcagTGTTTTTGCAGAATATTGCAGTGCTTTCAGGTCAAGAGCATAACTGACTTAGCAAAGCTTGCTGTTTGTTTATGAGTGAGCTATTTAATGAGCCGTGAGTTTGTATTGATCCAACAGCAGGAGTGCCCCCACtaactttttggtttttgctttagAGCCTGGTGTTCCAAACCTTAACACCTGCTTTCTGCTAGTTACCTTACTGATGATCCCTTACGTTTTACTTGCTTTATTAGAACTGTCTGAAAACTGGTAGGACTTCAGTGTTTAACTTTcaggcagaattaaaaaaaaaaaaatctatttatataGCCAGTGCCTTGAAGTAATAGTTAAGTCTTGGCACCTCTTCCACAGGTCGGCTGAAGGGTTTAATGAGGAAAGGAGATTCAAATTCAAGTGTATTacaatgtaggaaaaaaagacCACAAGAACCAATTAAACTTCTTCAAGCCTGCCAGAAGAGAACAAAGCAATTAGTAGAGGCTTTTAAACTTACAGGGTAGGGTTCTTAATTTAGCTGTTCTAGATGAATTGAAAAACTTCTGGTCTactggagaggagggggagaagaggcagATTTAGATTGCATAGaaaacaaagggtttttttttccttactgtttaaaagaataaaacatcaccttcctttcccccatccccaaagGAATAAAGAAGATCTAACTTATCTGGCTGCAAGACACAAAAATATCTCTGTGTAAACTGGCATAATACCAGTATAAGCTAAAATGACTATAAAGTTGTCCTTTATAaactaaattttatatttattttatttttattttattaattattctatATAATTAATCTAATATAATTAacaatattaattaataataattaatataatatattaataatatataaaaatatataaactaaaATTGCTCTAAAGTGTATGTTGAATTTCCTTGTACTCTGTTGAAGCAGTTCACACTGGCTTAtcaagtttagcatgctgttttCCTTCGGCAGGATTCACGGGCTAAATCTTATTTTCCTATTTGGTGTGGGAGACTTGCACATCTCACTCTGATCTAGAACCAAGTGACAAGGGAGTACAAGGAGGTCAGCAATGCTCTAGAGGCTACACAGCAAGAAAATAGCTTTGTATTCTCCCCAGTTTTTGGCTGAAGTGAAGGAGCACAAAACCCCGTCCTATTTGCTGTCGTAAGCTGGAAGGCCTTGTTGCTGTACTTCAGTATTATTTTTGATAATTCCTGTGAATGACTTAGTTATCTGACTTTGCATTAGTTAAAATTTTATGGACCTGGTGTCGCAGTCACTTGAAAGGTTATGGAATGTTTGGAAGGTTCCTAGCAATTGGAAGTTTCTGAAATTGAGGAGGCAAATCCGCTTTGTGTGTGTAGAGTCAAGGGTGATGCTGGCAGAAAAGGTCACCTATTATGCTGATTTCAAAGTGTCTTGTAAGCACCTCAAGTGGTGCCTCTGACTTATTCATTGCAACAGTAGGATTTTCTTCAGTATATATTGAGCTGAAAATGGGAGGACAATATAAGATTAACCAGTGTTGGATTTCTTTTGGTGCTTAATTAAATTTGTTAACTGAATAATCAAGACTTTTAATCTTAAAATGGGGTTTctctagaatttttttctgcaatggaTCTTAAATCCAGTTGCAGGAATGAGAAGTAATTTGATTCTTATGACTGGTTGTTTTTCttaaaccaaaaaaatctgaatatagTTATTTTGTTATTCCCTCCTACGCTTGTAGGCATGTGTTAAGAAAACAGCACGGTAAATGGAATGAATCTATAATGTAAGAAACTCCATCCGTATAAACtatgtttctcttcctttcaatCTCTTTGATGGTATACTTAGATTAATATACTTAGAACTCAAGAAAGACtaggtgcattaaaaaaaaaatctgaaaagaatgGGTAAAGTCAGAAATTGCTTAAATTACATGAGGGATACTAGCAGACCTGCTTTTTTAACAAGAGTGCCTTCCCAAACTCCTctagtttttttggtttgtttttttttttaattgttcccttttttcttccttccatctcCCAAGTTTAAATGCCTAAACTGCCTCATGGTTTCCGTACCATTGTGGGTGATTGAAATACATAATTTGCCTATACAATGTCTGTTTTAATAGCAGTTTTGGATCTCCTAAGATATGTGGAAAGCCTATAGCATAGTTGGATCTGTAGTCTGTTGGACGCTAAACTGTAAATAAACCTTCTGCTCAGATATGATCTTACCTGTGCAGTGGATAAGACAGTTGTCCTGTCTACTGAAATTCTAGTTACTCCCTCAGGCTAAAGGGTTCGTTAAATCCACAGTTGTACTAAggattaaaatattgaaattgtCCGGTAAAGACAGTCTCTTTGAGGCTGGTTCTGACTATATAAACTACTCCCAGTCTAAAAGaggaacttttttcctctttcctcccaaaGAGAATATAACTGCTTTCTGCATCCTGAGGTCCGAAATGCTGACAAAGCTCATTTTCTGACAGGGCAGCCCAATATCTCTGCTTTTGTGAAATTAAATCTTAGAGTTAAATTGGAGTAGATCTTGGCTCCCAGAGGAACCCTTTTTTATGCCTGGCAGATAATCTAACCTGAAATGGCTTGCTTCTGTCACAGATCTGTGGAGGTGATGTGTTGTATTAATTCACTGACGTTTGAATTTTGGTCAGGTAGAGTGGGATAAAGATCTTGCAATTTGTAATTGTTACCTTTGTATAAAAGTAAAGGTTAGTTTAGGTCCCAGATCAAGTATTCAGGTTAGAAGAGGTATAATTTGCCTATTACTTTTGCTCAGTTGCTAAAATTGTGGGTAACTGGTTAAAGTAGACATAACTGTAAGGATTATTTTTGATACCTAGGTATTCATTGCTTTCCCAtgctttttctgttaattttccaATTAATTCCACTGATTCTATTCCCTTGTAGTGGTTCAGTTCCTTTTCAGGACAGGACCTGAAGCCCTGTTGAGCAAGGCATAAGTATTAACTGTGGACTTATTACTTAAGGACAAGCATGACTTTTGGTAGGTTTTCAAGAAGTCAGTCCATTTCTATTTAACCTTCAATTTTTAGGAGAATCCGTTCGATATACCTCTGGTGTAGAGCTTTGGTTGTAATGGATTTACATCTTGACCACTGAAAACCTGGCTACTTGGCATTCCACCTTTCCATTCTAAACTCTACAGCAGCTAATATGATAACTGCTGGTTGAAACTAGCAAATTTTTTAGTAGTTACAAAATGtctccttttatttaaaagtcaaTGGGTTTCAATTGTATCACACATGCGAAGCTGGTGTGTGCAGTTtagcagtgttgtggtttaaccctggctggcaactaagccccgcaCAGCTGCTCACTtgctccccccaggtgggatggggagagaatctgaagagtaaaagtgagaaaactcgtgggttgagataagaacagtttcataggtaaagcaaaagccacgcatgcaagcaaagcaaagcaaggaattcattcactatttcctgtcagcaggcaggtgttcagccatctccaggaaagcagggctctgtcacgcataacggttacttgggaagacaaacgccatcaccccaaatgtcccccctttccttccttcttccccagctttatatgctgaacatgacatcgtatggtatggaatatccctttggtcagttggggtcagctgtcccagccgtgtcccctcccagcttcttgtgcacccccagcctcctcgctggtggggtggggtgagaggcagaaaaggccttgactctgtgtcagcactgctcagcaggaactaaaacatccctgggttatcaacactgttttcagcacaaatccaacacacagccccatactagcgactatgaagaaaactagctctatcccagccaaaaccagcacaagcaaaAAGTCTGATTCTgtaatggttatttttaaaatactacccAGAGTCCTATGTCTTCTCTTAATCTCCTGTTGCTTCTGGAACACCACAGATAGCATAGCCCTTTGTTCTGGTGGCACTGTTATGACCATTCCAAGTAATCGTGAATAACAAAATGATCAAGTTGACTGACTAGGAGGCTGGCAATATTTGTGCTGAACTTGAGAATATTTTATTAGAACATATCTTGAAAAGTAGATAATTACCTGAAGTAAGTTCAAATCAGAATCAGAATTCATAACATACAAGAGAGAATGGGGAGGGGACATCAAATATGTTGAATGCTATAAATTTCAAACAAACTGTTGTCTCTTGCTTCTCTCATTCTGCGATGTAGGGTACTGAAGCCCCCTGGAGGAGGTTCTAGTGATCTCTTTGGGAGTACAGAAGAAGTTTCTTCTTCAAGCAGGCCACACCGAATGGCATCCAATATCTTTGGAGCATCAGAAGAACCTCAAAACATTCCAAAAAGAACAAACCCTCCAGGTAAGAACAGCTACCTCCTTCAGCGCGATTGGGCTCTGCATTGCAGCACAGAACTGGTTTCGTATTCCTAAAGTGGAACACTGTgatctgtctgtctttttatgTTGCATTTTTACAAATTGAGCGTGCTTGAACAATAAATCTATTCGGATTTCTGAATATATGAATATTTCAGTGATCTGCATGTTCACAGACTTTTTAGCACGTCATCCAAGTCTAATTCTTTCTGAGTTGAGGTCTAGGAAGTGGTGAAAGGAAACTGCTTCTATTCTAGAGCTGTGTCATCAGTTAGCTGCAGTGAGTACGGCTGTGAATCTGAGATCCTCTAGTGAATTCTTGTAAAAAAAGATTTCAACTACTATCTTCAGGTAAGCAAAAGCAAGTCTCTAGGCAGTAGGGTTCTAAAGTCTTTGAATTcttatatctttttttattttttaatatagtgtGGTAAAACCAAgtcatctagaaaaaaaaaaaatctaacaactGCCttgcagggggaaaagaaagtggTATTTTTGAGGATTCTAGTTCTGCTCAGCCTCGTCCACGCATGAATCCACCTGGTGGGAAGACAAGTGATATCTTTGGGTCTCCTGTATCTACCAGTGTTGTGCGAGCACACCCAAACAAGCCTAAGGTATTTGTACTTCTTTCGCTGTCAAACCGAGAAGCTAGCAGCTCAGTGAGTCGTCTTACAGTCTTGCAGTGCTTGTATTCTTTTTAAGATCACAGACCTAAATTATGCATAGGGTAACTTCAAAGTAGACAGTTATTCCCGAAGTCTAGTTTTGATAGCTTGTTATCTTTGGTATATCAGATCTCAGAATGCTCTGTAGTTTGCAGTAAAACTATTAATTAGACTGCGGATatgtgttcaaaaaaaaaaaaccaaaaccaaaaacagaaaagaaaaaaaaagtgcttctgaAGCCTTTTGTCTTCCTTGTGAGGTGTGGCTGGAGTTCTTGGCACACAGCCAAGAGGCATTTAAGCTAGATAAGGAGAAGATATCTTTCTTTGTTCTGCAATTTGGCAGAGGTGATCTTGATACCAATTCCGGAAAGTCGGTGAACACCAGTGAGCTACAGTCATAAAACTTCCATGTGGCCTGGCTGTGCTCTTCACCTCTGTTAAATATATGTATCTACATTCAACATGAAAGCACTTTAGCAGGAGATTAAGCTTAAGTGATTAATGACAGTGAAAAAGCTAACTCAAGATCAGCTTTGAGTGTCAGGTCCAGCATGCACTTGATTTTCTGATGTCAGACAAAAGTGTGTCTTGCTGTGTCAgttgttattttttcatcttaaagCTGGGATGTGTAATAGTTGGAGATGCTTGTAGTTATGACCAAATCTGGCTTTAGGAAAAAGGAGGATACGTTGCcaattactttatttctgtatttaaatgctCTATATTTGGATTTACAACCTGCTGCCTTACTCTAAGTAGACACTATTAAGTGAGTAGCTACTATGTTGGCAATGCTTCTGACATGTCAGATAGCATGGGAACCTAACATCCCATGAAACACAGCTCATTGTGCTGAAAAAGTAGCAGGAGTCTCATTTTTCCTGGAACCTTAGGAAGAAAAGATTAGTccaatttaactttttttttttttccttttttcccccttaaatttGAAGGTGCTGGGAGTGTGGTTTTTGCCTATTTTTTTGTGCAGACTCTGCAGTGTATTCTGGGGGATTTGGGTCAtacaaaaggaggagagaaaaaaaagactggcagCTAGGTTTTGTCAGGAGTAGTGCTGTTGGTGTAGGAAagggctttgttttgttcctctgtaCCTCTTTATTGGGCTGGTCTCTGATTctttttagttgcttttttacaaatgtaaaattaattcctgtgaATCCCTGACTAAATGGAGGACAACACTTCGAAAATTCCTATGTCTTTAATTAGAGCATTGGAATTGTGGGAAATGCTGGGATGGAAAGGAGATAGcatatttgtaaaaattattGCAAGTTGAATTTCATGGGTGGGAAACATGCAAGCTTTTCTGAAGTATTGCTGTGTATTTCTGACAATCAATTGGGATTGTTGGGGAAATGGTCTTAAAAGGTTTTGTTAATTACCTGAGTGTTCAGGTCACTATGGATACTCACTGACGACAGTAATTGCTCCATATAAATAGGGTGTTCAAGGGCTGCTTGTTATTCTAGTTGTGAATACCAACTTCTCCTGGGTGGTAGTGGGTGCTTGACAAGAATGGCAATTCCAGACCTTTGGACTGAACTGTTTATCATAGACAAAGTTTTAAGCCTCTAATGAACACATGTAGCATCTTCATCTGTGTTTCAGTGAATTGTCTGAGATGTGCACCTTGACATAACGTAGGAGTTACCTTCTACCACTGCTTTTGGGATTATGTAGCGGTggaggggatgcagggctgcacaCAGTGTCTGCAGCTGTTGGCTTTTACCATGATAAATGTATAAACTTGgatcagaaacaaagcaaaactttctgAAAGATTTTGTTGACAGAGTTACTGTTTGAGAACGATAATATACTAAGATagtttttggtttctttgcagGATCACATTGTcttgaaagaagaggaaacacCAAAGAAGCTAGAAGGTCAGCAAGAGaaattcctttctctgttctctttgagAAGATAAGCTCTGAGGAACAGTTTCTTATGCTTCCTCTTAAAACTATAAGACTAAGTCTGGTGTTTAGGATAATATAACTGAGAAGCTTTCTTTCTGTTAGTCAGAAATTTAATCACTTGACTTCAGGGAAACTGTTCGTTTCCTCTTATTGAGAAGTCCACAGGCATAAGTCTTGAtcctgtgtgcgtgtgtgtatatattttgctTGATACCatatgtgtatagatatatatgGAATCTGTATATATAGAAAAACATCCTATCAGATtgcttcttcctccatctccttcaAGTGTATAATCTTGGTCTTCTGtagttttaaataacaaatagCTGACTGACAAAATGTATTATTGCTCAGCTAGTTATTGTTAAAGAATGATGGGAATGCTGCTTTCAAGCTCAGTATGAAAGGATTCATTGGTATGTTGCATCTCTTAATTGCCTGAAACTgccaaaataattctgaaggtATATTGCTTAGCCTACATAACTTTGTTACAAAGATtgtgaaagaagagaggaattgTTGTGAAAAGATAAATTCTTGCTCAGCACctgtttccttcaggaaaaatgaACAGATATAGAGAAACCTTAGTGTGCTATGGAGGGGAGACATGGGAAATAATGCAGCCTACAAAAGATGAGGCACTTTGTGCCCTACAGGATAGCAAGTTGATctaatcccttttctttttattcagctACAGAAAATATCAAACCACAGCTGGAAGATGGAGGCGAGAAAAAAGATCTGGGCAAAGAGGAGCGATGCAAGGAACCAGAACCCAAGATAGACAATCACGAGCCCCGATTAGGGCCAAGGCCACGCTCACACAACAAAGTTCTCAATCCCCCCGGGGGGAAATCCAGTATTGCGTTCTATTAGGGTCATCTGTTCACTTTCACTAATGGAGTCTGCACAGAAACTCTTG from Mycteria americana isolate JAX WOST 10 ecotype Jacksonville Zoo and Gardens chromosome 12, USCA_MyAme_1.0, whole genome shotgun sequence encodes the following:
- the JPT2 gene encoding jupiter microtubule associated homolog 2 — its product is MFQGPEADSAKPSSRVLKPPGGGSSDLFGSTEEVSSSSRPHRMASNIFGASEEPQNIPKRTNPPGGKESGIFEDSSSAQPRPRMNPPGGKTSDIFGSPVSTSVVRAHPNKPKDHIVLKEEETPKKLEATENIKPQLEDGGEKKDLGKEERCKEPEPKIDNHEPRLGPRPRSHNKVLNPPGGKSSIAFY